Proteins encoded within one genomic window of Flavobacterium oreochromis:
- the mnmD gene encoding tRNA (5-methylaminomethyl-2-thiouridine)(34)-methyltransferase MnmD, producing the protein MERKIITTLDGSTTIQLVDWNECYHSKMGAIQEAYHVFIKNGLDFFDNKPISILEIGLGTGLNALITYLESERKDQSIQYEGVEAYPVSIEEMQLMNYSSSLGQESSKSIFEKIHFSEWEKEICLSKKFLLKKRKQFFHDIQDVNRFDLIYFDAFGYQVQPDLWTEEIFNKMYKALKDTGVLVTYAARGVIKRNMKSVGFQVVKVPGPPGKREMMIGFKKI; encoded by the coding sequence TTGGAAAGAAAAATAATAACAACCTTAGATGGATCTACAACAATCCAGTTAGTAGATTGGAATGAATGTTATCATTCAAAAATGGGAGCGATTCAAGAAGCGTATCATGTCTTTATTAAAAATGGTTTAGATTTTTTTGATAACAAACCTATTTCAATTTTAGAAATAGGATTAGGAACAGGATTAAATGCCTTGATTACTTATTTAGAATCTGAACGGAAAGATCAGAGTATACAATATGAAGGAGTAGAAGCTTATCCCGTAAGTATAGAAGAAATGCAATTAATGAATTATTCTTCTTCCTTAGGTCAAGAATCTAGTAAGTCTATTTTTGAAAAAATTCATTTTTCTGAATGGGAAAAAGAAATATGCTTGAGTAAAAAATTTTTATTAAAAAAGAGAAAACAATTTTTTCATGATATACAAGATGTGAATCGTTTTGATCTAATATATTTTGATGCTTTTGGGTATCAAGTCCAACCTGATTTGTGGACTGAAGAAATATTTAACAAAATGTATAAAGCCTTAAAAGACACAGGAGTGTTAGTAACGTATGCAGCTAGAGGTGTTATTAAACGAAATATGAAATCTGTTGGTTTTCAGGTTGTTAAGGTTCCTGGGCCTCCAGGTAAAAGAGAAATGATGATAGGCTTTAAGAAAATTTAA
- a CDS encoding OmpA family protein → MKFFGQEQYSIYFKSDKYDLTPSEKLEVEKWIQENRKSKILTLSGYTDEDGTNQHNDSLAKKE, encoded by the coding sequence TTGAAGTTCTTTGGACAAGAACAATATTCTATTTATTTTAAAAGTGATAAGTACGATTTAACTCCTTCTGAAAAATTAGAAGTTGAAAAATGGATTCAAGAAAATAGAAAAAGTAAAATATTAACTTTAAGTGGTTATACAGATGAAGATGGAACTAATCAACATAATGATAGTTTAGCTAAAAAAGAATAG
- a CDS encoding OmpA family protein encodes MTKIHEAKVGEKLKIENLNFVLNTYAVTNESRVKLYELWLVMQQNPKLKIQIQGHVCCVTKDRQDLSTQRARAVYKFLEFKNIDKSRMSYKGFGSTKPLYELPEKSEEERAANRRVEIEIIEN; translated from the coding sequence ATGACAAAAATACATGAAGCTAAAGTAGGAGAAAAATTAAAAATTGAAAACTTAAATTTTGTTTTAAATACCTATGCTGTAACAAACGAATCTAGAGTAAAGCTTTATGAATTGTGGTTAGTTATGCAACAAAACCCAAAATTAAAAATTCAAATACAAGGGCATGTTTGCTGCGTAACTAAAGATAGACAAGATTTATCAACCCAACGAGCTAGAGCTGTATATAAATTTTTAGAATTTAAAAATATTGATAAATCAAGAATGTCCTATAAAGGTTTTGGTAGTACAAAACCATTGTACGAACTACCTGAAAAAAGTGAAGAAGAAAGAGCTGCTAATAGAAGAGTAGAAATAGAGATAATAGAAAACTAG